TCTGTAaacttcaccaccaccaccaccaccattgaggGATCGAGAAGCATTCAGAGACTTCCCCATTTCATCTTCATCTGACGTTTCAAGGGAAACCTCTGCGTTGGTAAAAGCCCGTGTGGATTGGAAGGAAACACCGGAAGCTCATGTGTTCAAGGCCGATCTTCCAGGGATCAAGAAAGAAGAGGTGAAGGTGGAGGTTGAAGACGGAAACATCTTACAAATCACCGGTGAGAGGAACGTCGAGAAAGAAGATAAGAATGATAAATGGCATCGGGTTGAAAGTGCCTGTGTTGAAATCTTTGGTTAGCGAATTGTACGTATTTTGCACAATTTAGGTTGTATATGTTCTGTATTTGTGTTTAGTGTTTGAAGTGCCTGTGTAATATGACTAATATCCTTTTGTGTTTGGAATGCCCACAAGGTGTTCGACCAAATGCATAACAAAAATGTGTTTGTTTTTACTTGCTTCTAGATTTTCTTG
This is a stretch of genomic DNA from Helianthus annuus cultivar XRQ/B chromosome 16, HanXRQr2.0-SUNRISE, whole genome shotgun sequence. It encodes these proteins:
- the LOC110919084 gene encoding 17.3 kDa class I heat shock protein-like, which codes for TSPPPPPPLRDREAFRDFPISSSSDVSRETSALVKARVDWKETPEAHVFKADLPGIKKEEVKVEVEDGNILQITGERNVEKEDKNDKWHRVESACVEIFG